Below is a genomic region from Streptomyces ferrugineus.
GACGCACCCTTTGGGTGCGTCCTCCCTTCACTCCGGGTCCCGTCCCCTCGGGACCCGGCCCGACGAGAGCGGTCCCGGGGCCGTGACTGGCCGCCTCACGTCGAAGGGAGGACGCCCCAGCATGTGCCGTCACGAGGAGCGGAAACCGACTCTCGTCATGCGGCTGATCCGGCTCTTGCCGGAGGGGGCTGCGAAGCACGCGAGGAGGTGGCTGCTCTGGTGGCTGACCAGGTAGTCGGATATCCCCACACGGATTGGGGACATCCGACACGCTCCTGTCGAGCTTGGGCATCCGCCTGGGAAAAGCATCCCGCTCGGAGTGACCGCTCCGAGCGGAGCCCAGCACGGCGCCCGCCCTCGCCCCAAGTACAGCACACCAACCCCCCACCCAGCACCCGATCACCCACACTTCACGCCCCCGCCCGCCGCCCCGTACTCCCCCTCTCCGTCAACCTCGGCGCCAGCAGAGTCACCCCCGGCACCCCCTCCCCGCCCAGCTTCCCCACCAGCAGTTCCACCGCCCGCGCCGCCACCTCCGCGGCCGGCAGCGCGACGGACGTCACCGGCACCCGCACCGACTCGGCCAGCTCATCCGGGCAAATCGCGGTGACCGACAGATCGACCGGCACCCGCAGCCCCAGCCCCTCGAAGGCGTCGATCAGGGGCTCCAGGATCGCCTCGTTGTGGACGACGAGCCCCGTCAATCCAGGGTGCTCCCGCAGCAGTTGCCCGGCGACCGCATGTGCCGCCGCGGGCGACGCCTCGCACGGATGTACGGCGGAGGTGAGCCGCTCCCGATCGGCGGCCGTCGTGAAGCCCCGCACCACCCGCTGGGCGAACGCCGTCCCCCGTACGTACACCTCCGGCGGCGACCCCACCAGCGCCACCACCCGGTGCCCGAGCCGCACCAGATGCTCCACGCACCGCTCGCCCGCCGCCTCGAAGTCGAGGTCGACGCAGGTCAGACCCGCCGGATCCGCAGGGAAGCCGATCAGCACCGACGGCCGGTCCAGGCTGCGCAGCAGGGGCAGCCGCGGATCGTGCAACTGCACGTCCATCACGATCAGCCCGTCCGCCGACGCCGTCTCCGTGATTCGCCGCAGCCCCTCCTCGCTCTCCTCCTGGGTCAGCAGCAGCACGTCATGGCCGTGGCGCCGGGCGGTCGTCACCACCGACACCGCGAACCGCATCGCCACCCGTACGTCGATGCCGGCCCGCAACGGCACCACCAGCGCCAGCACGTTCGACATGCGGCCGGTCGGCGTGCGGGCGCCGGCGTGCGGGCGGTAGCCCAGGGTGCGGATGGACTCCGCCACGCGGCGCCGGGTCTCCTCGGAGATCGGGCGCTTGCCGCTCAGCGCGTACGACACCGTGCTGGGGGAGACCCCGGCGTGCCGCGCCACATCCGTGATCCTCACCATCAGGCCGGCTCCAATGTCAGCAGCCCCGTCCCGGCCGCCGCCCGCACCTCCCGGTCACCCGCCGCCAGCCCCCAGGGCCCGGCCGGGTCACTGCACGAGGCCCGCAGCGCGTCCCCTTCGCGTACGACCGTGAAGGCCACCTCCCCGACCCGCACCACCCGCCGCTCGCCCCGCTCCAGCCCGAACACCCGCAGGGTCACCCCGTCGGCGTGCTCGTAGTCGGGCCGGTCGGCCACCGCTCCCACCGGGATCACCGCACCCGGCCGGACCAGCAGCGGCACGCTGCGGAAGCCGTGCCGCTCGCGCACCCAGCGCGGGCCGGTCACCGTCCGTCCGGTCAGATAGTGGGTCCAGGTGCCCTCGGGGACGTAGTAGGTCACCTCCCCCTCGTCGCTGAAGACGGGCGCCACCAGCAGGTCGGGGCCGAGCATGTACTGCCGCTCCAGATGCGCGCACCCGGGGTCGTCCGGGAACTCGAGGACCATCGCCCGCATCATCGGCACGCCCTCGGCGTGGGCGGTGCGGGCCGCCTCGTACAGATAGGGCATCAGGCGCAGCTTCAGCCGGGTGAAGTGGCGGGCCACGTCCACCGACTCCTCGTCGATCAGCCAGGGGACGCGGTACGACGACGATCCGTGCAGCCGGCTGTGGGACGACAGCAGGCCGAAGGCCAGCCAGCGTTTGAAGAGCGCCGGCGACGGGGTGCCCTCGAAGCCGCCGATGTCATGGCTCCAGTACCCGAAGCCCGACAGGCCGAGCGACAGACCTCCCCGCAGGGACTCCGCCATCGACTCGTACGTCGCCTCGCAGTCGCCGCCCCAGTGGACCGGGAACCTCTGACTGCCCGTCGTCGCCGAGCGGCCGAAGACCACCGCCTCCTGCTCGCCGCGGTGCTTGCGCAGCACATCGAAGACGGTGCGGTTGTAGAGGTAGGTGTAGTAGTTGTGCATCCGCTCCGGGTCGGAGCCGTCGGACCAGGTCACATCGAGCGGCACCCGCTCGCCGAAGTCGGTCTTGAAGCAGTCGACGCCCTGGGCGAGCAGCGCCTCCAGCTTCGCCGCGTACCAGTCGCGGGCGGCGGGGGAGGTGAAGTCGACCAGGGCCATGCCGGGTTGCCACATGTCCCACTGCCAGACGCCGCCGTCCGGCCGTCTCAGCAGATGACCCAGCGCCCGGCCCTCCGCGAACAGCGGTGAGCGTTGGGCGATGTAGGGGTTGATCCAGACGCTCACCCGCAGGCCCTTCGCCTTCAGCCGGGCCAGCATCCCCTCCGGGTCGGGGAACACCCGCGGGTCCCACCGGAAGTCGCACCAGTGGAACTCGCGCATCCAGAAGCAGTCGAAGTGGAAGACGGAGAGGGGGAGTTCGCGCTCCCGCATGCCGTCCACGAAGGACGTCACCGTCTCCTCGTCGTACGACGTCGTGAAGGACGTCGACAGCCACAGGCCGAAGGACCAGGCGGGCGGCAGGGCGGGGCGGCCGGTCAGGGCCGTGTACCTGCGCAGGATGTCCTTCGGGGTCGGGCCGTGGATGACGTAGTACGTCAACTCCTGTGTCTCCGCGCTGAACTGCGCCCTCGACACCACCTCCGAGGCCACCTCGAAGGAGACCTTGCCCGGGTGGTCCACGAAGACGCCGTAGCCCGCGTCCGTCAGGAAGAACGGCACGTTCTTGTACGCCTGCTCGCTGCAGGTGCCGCCGTCGGACTGCCAGACGTCGACGACCTGCCCGTTCCTGACCAGCGGGCCGAAGCGCTCGCCGAGGCCGTACACGGAGGTGCCGACCCGCAGGTCGAGCTGCTCGCGCAGATAGTGCGCCCCGGTGGCGTCCCGCATGATGCCCATGCTCTTCGGGCCGCTGGCGGTGAGGGTGCGGCCGCCGGCGAGGAAGTCGACCTGCCAGGGGCCGGTGCGCGCGAACCGGACCGACAGCGCGCCCGAGGTGAGGGTCACGTGCTCGTCGTCGGACGAGATCCGGGGGTCGGTCCCCGCCGACTCGGCGAGCTCGAACTCGGGGCCGCGCGGGGCCCCTCCCGCGAAGTGCGTCAGGGTCAGGCCGATGACGTCGGGCATCGGCGTGTGCGCCCTGATCGTCACGACCGGTCCCGTCATCAGGTCGCCCCGCGAGCGGATCGGCCGGGTCGGAGCATGGATCTCCAGGGCGCCGTCCTGCTCGATGACGTCGAGGACCTCGGCGGGGTGGGCCGCGGTGACGCCCTCGCGCAACAACCAGTAGCCGTCGGTGAACTTCATGTGGGGTCCTTATGGGAGGTCCCTGTGGGGGTGTCGAAGTGGGGCGGGCTGTCGAAGCGCTTCGACGGGCGAAGGTATGTGCGACCCAGGGGTGAGTCAATGGGGCGGGGCGGGAAGGGGGGAGCCATGACAACGACGACGACGGCCGCCCAGGCGCCGATCGTGACGGGGAGCCCGCTGCTCGGATCGATGAGCGACCTGCTGAACGACCCCCTCGCCGCATATCTGCGGGCCCGCCGCGACCACGGCGACGTGGTGCGCTTCCGGGCCGGTCCGCCGGGACTGCGGTCCGACCTCTACGCGGTGTTCTCGGCCGAGGGCGCACAGCAGGTGCTGGCGACCCGGGCCGCCGACTTCCGCAAGGACAACGTCTTCTACGAGGAACTGCGCCAGTCGGTCGGCAACGGACTGCTCACCAGCCAGGACGAGACCTACCTCCGCCAACGACGGCTGATCCAGCCGCTGTTCACCCGGCAGCGGGTCAACGGCTATGCGTCCCAGGTGGGGACGGAGGCGGCCGCGCTGGCCGCCGCGTGGCGTGCGGCCTCGGAGGGGCCCGAAGCGGGCGGGGCCGTTGAACTCGTCGGCGAGATGCACCGGTTCGCGCTTCTCGTCATCGGCCGCATCCTGTTCGGGACGGATGTGAAGAAGGCGTTCGAGGTGATCGAGCGCACCATGCCGCCGCTCCAGGAGTACTCCCTCAAGCGCGGTTTCTCCCCGCTCAGGACGCCGCGCACCTGGCCCACCCCCGCCAACCGCCGCGCCGCCCGCCTCCAGTCGGAGCTGTTCGCGCTGTGCGACGCGATCATCGACAGCCGCCGGGACCGCGACGACCGGGACGACCTGGTCACCCTCCTCGTGCACGCCGAGAGCGCCGAGGACGGCAGCCTCGACGCCGACGAACTGCGCGAGCAGGTACTGATCTTCCTGCTCGCCGGCCACGAGACCACCGCCACCGCACTCGCCTTCGCCCTGCACCTCCTCGCCCGGCACCCCGAGGAACAGCGCCGCGTCCAGGACGAGGTGGACCGGGTGCTCGGCGGGCCCGGCGGGCGGGCGCCCACGGCCGCGGACATGGTGGAGCTGCCGTATCTGACGATGGTGGTCAAGGAGGCGATGCGGCTGTATCCGTCCGCGCCCGTGGTCGGCCGCCGTGTCGTCGCTGACGCGGAGATAGCGGGGATACGGATACCTGCCGGCGCCGATGTCCTCGTCAGCCCCTGGGTCACTCAGCGTCACCCCGACTACTGGCCGGATGCGGAGCGCTTCGACCCCACGCGCTTCACGCCGGAGGCGGAGGCGGGGCGGCCGCGGTACGCGTGGTTTCCCTTCGGGGGCGGGCCGCGGGCCTGCATAGGGCAGCATCTGTCCATGCTGGAGTCGGTGCTCGGGCTGGCGGTGCTGCTGCGGGAGTTCACGTTCGAGGACGCGGGGGTGGGGGAGGTGCCGCTGGGGGCGGGGGTGACGCTGATGGCGAAGGGGCCGGCGTGGGCCCGGATCACGACCCGCTAGACATTGACTCAGCCCCGCGACCCTGACGGGGCGCTGCTGCGAGGGAGATGAGCAGCGCCGCCGCCGCTGCCGTGACCGGTACTCCGAAACCGGCCGCCGACGTGACGTGCTCCACCACCCACCCTCCCACCGCGCTGCCGCCCGCGATGCCCCCCAGCAACGCCGTCACCGCGAGGGTCATGCCCTCGTTGAGGCGGCCCTCCGGGGTGCGCCGCTGGACCAGGGTCATATTGGTGATCATGGTCGGGGCGGTGGCCATCCCGGCGATCAGCAGGGCGGCGGCCAGCAGTGCGAGCGAACCGGTGAGGGTCGCGGCGAGCAGGGGCAGCGTCAGCAGCGCGGTCATCGCGGCGATGCACCAGGGGTAGCGGTCCTCGGCCCGGCCGGTGAACCCGATCCGGCCGTACAGCAGGCCCGCCGCACAGGACCCGGCCGCCTGGAGCGCGAGCACCGCACCGGCCGCCGTACGGTGCCCCGTCGCGTCGGCGAACGCGAGCGTGACGACCTCCGTGGACCCGAACACGGCACCCATGGCGAGGCAGACGGCGAGCAGCGGGAGGGTGCCGGGGGCGCGCAGCGGTGCCGGTGCGGCCGTGTCGGCCGTACGGCCCCGGGGCGGTGGCTCCGTCGACCGCTGGGCCGCGAAGGCCAGTACGCCCGTCACCAGCAGGACCACCCCGACCAGCGTGCCCGCCTCCGGGAAGAACGTCCCGCACAGGAAGGCCGCGAGCACCGGGCCCAGCATGAAGCACAGTTCGTCGGCGGCCTGCTCGAAGGAGTTGGCGGTGTGCAGGGAATCGGCGTCGCCGTCGAGCAGATGAGCCCAGCGGGCGCGGGACATGCCGCCGGTGTTGGGGGTGGTCGCGGTGGCGGCGTACGCGGCGAACAGGGTCCAGGCCGGGGCGTCGTAGCGCACGCACAGCAGCAGCGCGAGGCTGCCCAGTGCCGCGAAGAGCGTGGCGGGTACGGCGACGCGGGCCTGGCCGTACCGGTCGACGAGCCGTGCGGTCCAGGGGGCGACCAGCGCGGTCGCCGCGAGGCCGGTCGCGGTGACGGCGCCGGCGAGGGCGTACGACCCCCGGGTGCCGGCGATCATCACGATCGCGCTCACGCTGAACATGCCCATCGGCAGGCGGGCGATCAGGTTCGCGAGGCTGAAGGCCCGGGTGCCGGGGCGGGCGAAGAGCCGGCGGTACGGGCCGGGCGGGCGGTGCCGCCGCCGGGGGCCGAGGTCGACGGCGATGAGGGTGTCGGCGGTGACGGTGAGCAGGGGAGGTCGCTTGGTGGGCTGTTGCGGCATGGATCCACCGTCGCCGGAAGGCGATCAAGGAGTCCAACACCTGTTCGGAGCGGATTCACGCATCCGGGTTGTCAATGCGGGCGATGAGTTTCGCAGGCGTGCCGGGTCTATGGATGTGAGGTCGCCGAGCACTGGAGGAGAACGACATGACCGCCACCTACACCTTCGACGTCTTCACCAGCCTCGACGGCTACGGCGCCGCCGGCGGCGACTGGACCGGCTACTGGGGCAAGCAGGGCCCCGAACTGCTCGACCGGCGCCTCGCGCTGTACGGCGCGGAGCAGCGCATGGTCTTCGGGGCCAACACGTTCCGGGCGTTCCAGCGGATGCTGGCCTCGAGCACCGAGGAGTCCGACGTGCGTGACCCATGGGTCACCCGGATGAGGAACCTGCCGACAACGGTGGTGTCGACGACGCTTCAGGGCCCTCTGGAGTGGCCGGACGCGACGGTCGTGAGCGGTGACGCCGTCGACGTCGTCGCCCGGCTCAAGGAGGAGTCCGGGGTGCCGTTGCGCTCGCACGGCTGCCTGTCGATGAACCGGGCGCTGATGGCCGCTGGCCTGGTCGACCTCGTGCAGGTGACGCTCTTCCCCGTCATCACCGGTCGGACCGGGCTGGACCCGGTCTTCCGTGGCGCGCCCGACTTCGATCTGGAGCTGCTCGAGAGCCGGACTCTCGACGGTCGTATCCAGGAGCTCATCTACCGGCCCACCCTCCACTGAGCCAGTAGATTCGCCGCATGCCGGACCGCCACCTCGACCCCAGACTCCTGCGCTCCTTCCTCGCCGTCGCGGAGGAACTGCACTTCACGCGCGCCGCGGCCCGGCTGTACGTCGCCCAGCAGGCGCTCAGCCGGGACGTACGGCGGCTGGAGGGGGAGTTGGGCGCCGAACTGTTCATACGGACGACCCGGCAGGTCACCCTCACGCCCGACGGTGAGCGGCTGGTGCCGTACGTCCGCCGGGCCCTCCAGGCGCAGGACGACCTGCTCGCCGCGTTCGGTCAGGCCCGCGCCCTGCTGGTGGACCTCAACTCCCCGGGTCTGGCGACCCCGCGCCGGGTGCTGCGGCGGGCCCGTGAACTCGCCCCCGAGCACGAGCTGATGGCCCGCTACGAGAGCGGTCTGACGGGTGCGGCCGCCGACCTGGTCGCGGGACGGCTGGACGCGTCCTTCGGCCGGTTCGCGGGGCTGGACCCGGCGCTGCGGGCGGGCCTCGACCATCAGCCGGTGCGTTTCGAGCCAATGGCCATCCTGCTGCCCGAGGACCATCCGCTGGCCGAAAGGCAGCGGGTGCCGCTGGCCGCGCTGGCCGGCGAGACCGTCTACGCCGGAGCCGGAAACCCCCGTACACCGGAGTGGACCGACCTCGCGCACCGGTTGTTCGAGGGACGGGGCATCGAGGTCGACGCGCCCGCTCCGCTCGCCGTGGGTGACGAGGAGTTCCAGCGGATCATGGCCAAGACACGCACTCCGGTCCTCGTCGTCATCGACTTTCCGGCCATGCCCCGGACCGTGGTGCGCCCCTTGATCGATCCCGTGCCCCTGTCGCCCGTGTCGCTGGTGTGGAGAAAGGGGCTGGTGCACCCCGCATTCGACGCCCTTCGACGGGCTGCGGCCGAGCTGGCGGCCGAGGAGGGGTGGCTGTGCAGACCCCCGGACGGTTGGATTCCGGCCATTGATTCGGCCACCATGAGTCCGCGCAATTGACACGCGGCAACCACAGAACCTCCGCGTGCGCTACATTCTTGGCCTGAGCACGTTGTGGTAAAGGGGGGCGCTCGGCCGGGTGGGGGCTCGGTACGGCGACGGGTGCTCAGTGTCGTACGCGCACCCAGAACGGTCCCGTGGGGGGATGTGCGTGCGCGTGAAGAAGTGGCGAGAAGACGCCCAACCGGAGTGGCCCGATGTCGCATCGGGGCCCGAGTCCGGCGGCGGTGCTTGCGTGGGGAACCCGGGGGCTGACACCCAGGCGTTCCCGGCGACCGGGAGGACCGAGGTGACCGGTATGCCCGGCCCGGGCCGTCGTTCCCGGTCCGAGGCGGAGGAGACGGAGGTCCTCCGCGGTGGCGGGCGCGGAGGCGGACGCGGTGGCGGGCACGCCTCCTCGGACGCCGACGAGACCGCGGTGCTTCCGGCGGTCGACGGGTCGACGGGGACACGGCGGCCCGCTCCCGGTACGAGAGCCGACGTCTGGTCGGCGTTCGAGCGTCCGTCGGCCCGCAGAAGCGACGGGCCCTCCCCGGCGCCCGGCGAGACGCGCCGCGCCCCCGCGGTCCTCGACCCGTGGAGCGAACCGGAGGAGCCCGCGGCCGCGCAGCCCGGCGCGGCAGCCGCGTCCGGCGCGACCCACGACCCGCACGAGGTCACCGTGCAGCTCGACGCCGTCGGTCTGCAGCGGGACAACATGCTGCACGCGGCCCAGGACGGTCCGGGCGGCGGCGAGGGCTCCGACGGGCCGGTGTTCGTCGACGAGTCGGGCCGCCGCAGCCGCCGCTTCCGCCGCTTCGGCATGGCGGTCGGCCTGGCCTGCGCGGTCTACGCCGTCGTCATCGTCGCCACCGTGCTCTCCGGCAACTCCGACGCGCCCTGGCTGCCCGTCGAGGGCCCGCAGGAGAAGCCGGCCGGCAAGGTCGACACCTCGCCGCTGCCCGCCGAGTCGGCACCGCAGCCCTCCGCCACCGGCAGCGTCTCCCCGGGGACCTCGCCGACGGCGAGCACGGGCACGATCCCGTCCCCGGACGCGACCGTCTCCGCGCCCGGCGCGTCGCCCACCGCCGAGAACCCCGGCGCCTCGGCCGACCCGAAGCCGAGCCCCACGAAGCCCACCGTCGACCCGGGCACGGACCCGACCCAGGACCCCGACCCGCCCACCCAGCCGGCCACCGGCGACCCCGACCCGAGCCCGACGGACGGCGGCGGCACCACCCAGGAGCCGACCGATCCCGCGACGACCGAGGAGCCCGCAGCCGGGCCGGTCGCGAACGGCCCGAGCGACCCCACCCCCCTCGCACAGGAGGCGGACCCCGCCGCCTCCTCGTCCGCCGCCCCGTCCCCGGAGTACATCCTCTGATGGCATCCCGCACCCGCCGTCACGGGCCCGCGACCGGAGCCCCCGACGGCTCCCGGCGCCGCCGTGTGCCCATGCGCCTGTTGTTGCCCTCGCTCCTCCTCGTCGCGTTGATGGCGATGCTGATGCTGCGGGGGTACGTCCACAGCGAGATCCTGGCCGACTACCGCGTGCGGCCCGCAGCGGCCAACGACAAGGTGCCGCAGGAGATCCTCAAGGGCGGCCCGGTCATCGACACCCGCAGCGGCCGCGCCGGCACGCTCCGGGTGCCGGACACCAGTGTCGTCCTCACCTTCGACGACGGGCCCGACCCCGAGTGGACGCCGAAGGTGCTCGACGCCCTGAAGCGCAACGACGCGCACGCCGTCTTCTTCATCACCGGCACGATGGCCTCCCGCTACCCGGACCTCGTCAAGCGCATGGTGGACGAGGGCCACGAGATCGGTCTGCACACCTTCAACCACCCGGACCTCTCCTACCAGTCCAAGAAGCGCATCGACTGGGAGCTCTCCCAGAACCAGCTCGCGCTCGCGGGCTCCGTGGGCATCCGCAGCTCCCTGTTCCGGCCGCCGTACTCGTCCAAGTCCGAGAACATGGACAACAACTCCTGGCCGGTGACCGAGTACATCGGCAGACGCGGCTACATCACCATCGTCAACGACACCGACAGCGAGGACTGGCGCAAGCCGGGCGTCGAGCAGATCATCCGCAACTCCACCCCCAAGCCCGGCAAGGGCGCGATCGTCCTGATGCACGACTCCGGCGGCGACCGGCACCAGACGGTTCAGGCCCTGGACACCCTGATCCCCCAACTCCAGCGGCAGGGCTACGAGTTCCAGAACCTCACCGAGGCGCTGAACGCCCCGAGCGCGCACACCCCGGTCACCGGCCTCGACCTGTGGAAGGGCAAGGCCTGGATCTTCCTGGTCGACGCCTCCGACAACATCACCGCGGTGCTGGTCGTCGGCCTCGCGGCCATCGGCTTCCTCGTCTTCGGCCGCTTCGGACTGATGCTGCTGCTGTCCGGCGTCCACACCCGCCGCACCCGCCGCCGGGGCTTCACCTGGGGCCCGAACGCGCCGGTCACCGAACCGGTGTCGGTGCTGGTCCCGGCGTACAACGAGGCCAAGTGCATCGAGAACACCGTGCGGTCCCTGATGCGCAGCGAACACCCCGTCGAGGTCATCGTCATCGACGACGGCTCCAGCGACGGCACGGCCCGTCTCGTGGAGGGCCTGGGGCTGCCGAACGTACGGGTGGTCCGACAGCTCAACGCGGGCAAGCCGGCGGCGTTGAACCGCGGACTGGCCAACGCCCGGCACGACCTGATCGTGATGATGGACGGCGACACGGTCTTCGAGCCGTCCACGGTCCGCGAACTCGTCCAGCCCTTCGCCGATCCGCGCGTCGGCGCGGTCGCGGGCAACGCCAAGGTCGGCAACAAGGACACCCTCATCGGCGCCTGGCAGCACATCGAGTACGTGATGGGCTTCAACCTGGACCGCCGTATGTACGACGTCCTCCAGTGCATGCCGACCATCCCGGGCGCGGTCGGCGCGTTCCGCCGCTCGGCGCTGGAACGGGTCGGCGGCATGAGCGACGACACGCTCGCCGAGGACACCGACATCACGATGGCGATCCACCGCGACGGCTGGCGCGTGGTGTACGCCGAGAAGGCCCGGGCCTGGACCGAGGCACCCGAATCCGTCCAGCAGCTCTGGTCGCAGCGCTACCGCTGGTCGTACGGCACCATGCAGGCGATCTGGAAGCACCGTCGCGCCCTGGTGGACCGGGGCCCGTCGGGCCGCTTCGGCAGGGTCGGCCTGCCTCTGGTGTCCCTCTTCATGGTCCTCGCCCCGCTCCTGGCCCCGCTGATTGACGTCTTCCTCATCTACGGACTGGTCTTCGGCCCCACGGAGAAGACGATCCTGGCCTGGTTCGGCGTCCTCGCCATCCAGGCGGCCTGCGCGGCCTACGCCTTCATCCTGGACCGCGAGCCACTGACCCCGCTGATCTCGCTCCCGCTCCAGCAGATCCTCTACCGCCAGCTCATGTACGTCGTCCTGCTCCAGTCCTGGATCACGGCCCTCACCGGCGGCCGCCTGCGCTGGCAGAAGCTGCGGCGCAAGGGCGGGGTGTCCGCCCCGCCGACCGTACCGACGCAGCGGCGGCCGGTCATGGACGAGAGGCCGGTCCGATGAACCCTCCCGCCACGGCATCCACCTTGCCGTCCGACCCGGCCAGTCAGGAGCAGCCCGCCCGACCGGCACCGGCCCGCGACCGCTACTTCGACCTCCTGCGCGCCCTCGCCCTCTTCCGCGTGGTCCTCTACCACCTGACGGGCTGGGCCTGGCTGCCCCTGCTCTTCCCCTCCATGGGCGTGATGTTCGCCCTTGCCGGCAACCTCATGGCCCGCTCCCTGAAACGCCCGGCGGTGCAGGTCATCAGGGGCCGCGTCCGCCGCCTCCTGCCCCCGCTGTGGCTCCTGGGAGTGGTCGGGGTCACCGGCATGGTGATCCAGGGCTGGGGCCCGGACGCGGAGGGCCATCCCGGCTGGTGGTGGATCCACCTGGCCTACTGGATCGTCCCGTTGAGCGATCCGCCGTACGCCGAGGGACTCCCCGGCATCCACGGCTTCGTCGGCGAGAACTGGGCCGCGGACCTGGCCGGACCGCTCTGGTACATCCGCGCCTACCTCTGGTACGTCCTTCTCTCGCCCTTCCTGCTGAAGGCCCTGCGCGCGATGCCGCTGGCGACGATCCTCGCGCCGCTCGCCCTGTCGCTGGCCTTCGAGCAGGGCTGGATCATCCTCCCGGGCGAGCGGTTCCCGTCGGCGCTGACGGACTTCAGCACCTTCGGCGCCTGCTGGATCCTCGGCATGGCCCACCAGGAGGGCGTCCTGCGGCGACTCCCGCGGTACGTCGTGCCCTCGGTGGCCCCGATCTTCGCCCTGGTCGGTCTCTGGTACGCCCTGAACCACGACTTCTCCACGGACCACGACCTG
It encodes:
- a CDS encoding bifunctional polysaccharide deacetylase/glycosyltransferase family 2 protein, producing MASRTRRHGPATGAPDGSRRRRVPMRLLLPSLLLVALMAMLMLRGYVHSEILADYRVRPAAANDKVPQEILKGGPVIDTRSGRAGTLRVPDTSVVLTFDDGPDPEWTPKVLDALKRNDAHAVFFITGTMASRYPDLVKRMVDEGHEIGLHTFNHPDLSYQSKKRIDWELSQNQLALAGSVGIRSSLFRPPYSSKSENMDNNSWPVTEYIGRRGYITIVNDTDSEDWRKPGVEQIIRNSTPKPGKGAIVLMHDSGGDRHQTVQALDTLIPQLQRQGYEFQNLTEALNAPSAHTPVTGLDLWKGKAWIFLVDASDNITAVLVVGLAAIGFLVFGRFGLMLLLSGVHTRRTRRRGFTWGPNAPVTEPVSVLVPAYNEAKCIENTVRSLMRSEHPVEVIVIDDGSSDGTARLVEGLGLPNVRVVRQLNAGKPAALNRGLANARHDLIVMMDGDTVFEPSTVRELVQPFADPRVGAVAGNAKVGNKDTLIGAWQHIEYVMGFNLDRRMYDVLQCMPTIPGAVGAFRRSALERVGGMSDDTLAEDTDITMAIHRDGWRVVYAEKARAWTEAPESVQQLWSQRYRWSYGTMQAIWKHRRALVDRGPSGRFGRVGLPLVSLFMVLAPLLAPLIDVFLIYGLVFGPTEKTILAWFGVLAIQAACAAYAFILDREPLTPLISLPLQQILYRQLMYVVLLQSWITALTGGRLRWQKLRRKGGVSAPPTVPTQRRPVMDERPVR
- a CDS encoding acyltransferase family protein — protein: MNPPATASTLPSDPASQEQPARPAPARDRYFDLLRALALFRVVLYHLTGWAWLPLLFPSMGVMFALAGNLMARSLKRPAVQVIRGRVRRLLPPLWLLGVVGVTGMVIQGWGPDAEGHPGWWWIHLAYWIVPLSDPPYAEGLPGIHGFVGENWAADLAGPLWYIRAYLWYVLLSPFLLKALRAMPLATILAPLALSLAFEQGWIILPGERFPSALTDFSTFGACWILGMAHQEGVLRRLPRYVVPSVAPIFALVGLWYALNHDFSTDHDLDTMPLAQALWSFGTVLLLLHVSPSWSQWPRRLRRWDKVITLLNSRAVTIYLWHNICILIAATMWDRLWGIDVMWMHFSWLLESPWPVLAFTWVLICSCVVWFGWAEDLAARRKPQLWPDGGRKRRTHAR